The following coding sequences lie in one Kribbella sp. NBC_00709 genomic window:
- a CDS encoding DUF4232 domain-containing protein has product MHRRARVGLLAGLLLLTACGTQSAAVTTGSRPSLTQLTPRPLGPTPFTTAHPDPTPAPPRPTCPASGASITVGPVDAALGHRAVVIKLTNCRSTPITVDGYPDIAVLDPGRRAMNVTVTRGTSYMAIDPGPAKLLLRKGETAVAAISWSNTVEAGEDKASGTYVAVARGKGEHAVVWPVDTDLGSTAKITLTAWCRTFPT; this is encoded by the coding sequence ATGCATCGTCGTGCCCGGGTGGGGCTTCTCGCCGGACTGCTACTCCTCACCGCTTGCGGCACCCAGAGCGCAGCCGTGACGACCGGCAGCAGGCCTTCCCTCACCCAATTGACACCCCGGCCGCTCGGCCCTACCCCCTTCACCACCGCTCACCCCGATCCGACACCGGCACCGCCCCGGCCGACGTGCCCGGCCTCCGGCGCCTCGATCACCGTCGGGCCGGTCGACGCGGCCCTCGGCCACCGAGCCGTCGTCATCAAGCTGACCAACTGCCGCTCCACACCGATCACCGTCGACGGCTACCCCGACATCGCGGTGCTCGACCCCGGCCGCCGGGCGATGAACGTGACAGTCACTCGCGGCACGTCGTACATGGCGATCGACCCGGGTCCGGCGAAGCTGCTCCTCCGCAAGGGTGAAACAGCCGTCGCTGCCATCTCGTGGTCCAACACAGTCGAAGCCGGCGAGGACAAGGCATCCGGCACCTACGTGGCTGTTGCGCGGGGCAAGGGAGAACACGCGGTCGTCTGGCCGGTGGACACCGACCTGGGCAGCACAGCCAAAATCACCCTGACCGCCTGGTGCCGGACGTTCCCCACCTGA
- a CDS encoding sigma-70 family RNA polymerase sigma factor, with translation MADLDCDPADVTALVAYLRDIGQHELLTLEEVSEHSYWIEAGLLAAERLRDEQGPHDPADLRQVVALGQRSWHRMIEGNLRLVVSLARRYAGKGISLLDLIQEGNIGLMRAVERFDHRLGHRFSTYAIWWIRQSIGRAISDRSRLVRMPAQAYVDASRVATSRNDLTQALGREPTNPELADATGLTVARIERAQAWRLQPETLDADDSDPVIDDDPIVLLAALRRDLAHHLQFLDDLHQSVLLYRYGLQGRIPCTPEETATRLELTTERVRTLEREALRHLRRRALPQLRDYVA, from the coding sequence ATGGCAGATCTGGACTGTGATCCGGCGGACGTGACCGCGCTGGTGGCGTACCTGCGCGACATCGGGCAGCACGAACTACTGACTTTGGAGGAGGTGAGCGAGCACTCGTACTGGATCGAGGCCGGTCTGCTGGCGGCGGAGCGCCTGCGCGACGAGCAAGGGCCGCATGATCCTGCCGACCTGCGGCAGGTGGTCGCGCTCGGGCAGCGCTCATGGCACCGGATGATCGAGGGCAACCTGCGCCTCGTCGTCTCACTGGCCCGGAGGTATGCCGGGAAGGGCATCTCGCTGCTCGATCTGATCCAGGAAGGCAACATCGGGCTGATGCGAGCGGTGGAGCGGTTCGACCATCGGCTCGGGCACCGCTTCTCGACGTACGCGATCTGGTGGATCCGCCAGTCGATCGGGCGCGCGATCTCGGACCGATCGCGACTGGTCCGGATGCCCGCCCAGGCGTATGTCGACGCGTCCCGGGTCGCGACCAGCCGCAACGACCTGACGCAGGCGCTGGGGCGCGAGCCGACCAACCCCGAGCTGGCCGACGCGACCGGCCTCACCGTCGCCCGGATCGAGCGCGCCCAGGCCTGGCGACTGCAACCCGAGACCCTCGACGCCGACGACTCCGACCCGGTGATCGACGACGACCCGATCGTTCTGCTCGCTGCCCTGCGCCGCGATCTCGCCCACCACCTCCAGTTCCTCGACGACCTGCATCAGTCCGTCCTCCTCTACCGCTACGGCCTCCAGGGCCGGATCCCCTGCACACCCGAAGAGACCGCTACCCGCCTCGAGCTGACCACCGAAAGAGTCCGGACCCTGGAACGCGAAGCCCTCCGCCACCTCCGCCGCCGAGCCCTCCCCCAGCTCCGCGACTACGTCGCCTGA
- a CDS encoding amidohydrolase family protein — protein sequence MFVLRGTVVTMRPDGQILPGGAVYVGDDGLIAAVTPLDAVPAGFENAEQIAAGGLIFPGLIDLHNHLMYNSLPLWTEPSRKKPWTSHNQWGGAPTYSAQISQPARLLGAAAGRALLRYVETRAIVGGTTSIQGNPRGAVPPDNDLIRNVDSEKLGTHDDFIRVSTLVADSKEALAPYAAAVAAGRGFIAHSAEGSDPKLRSEFQLLEAVDVVKPQLVAIHGGALNADDFAAMRAGNSTLVWSPFSNLWLYGATADVRTAHAAGVRLCLGSDWGPSGTRNVLWELKVADLWNKTQSVFTDEELVRMLTSNPGDALSGMWPRPLGRLEAGALADLIVVRRSSPDFYRSLIVAREADIRLVVVGGKARYGLRPLMKRLAPTATPITVGKLTRSIDYGNSSVTFATVLADLEKVRSDPAGAAARAAITFAALAADAPDAFSPNGTTPLPADTFVLLPDMPSPELDDQLRRRGPAGATPNAVVVPPLEPLTTGASWFDTVDANPFHQGLLSGLRAYA from the coding sequence ATGTTTGTACTGCGTGGAACCGTGGTGACAATGCGGCCGGACGGGCAGATTCTTCCCGGTGGCGCGGTGTATGTCGGCGATGACGGGCTGATTGCGGCCGTCACTCCTCTCGACGCGGTGCCGGCCGGTTTCGAGAACGCGGAACAGATCGCGGCCGGCGGGCTGATCTTCCCCGGACTGATCGATCTACACAATCATTTGATGTACAACAGTCTGCCGTTGTGGACAGAGCCTTCGCGGAAGAAGCCGTGGACCTCGCACAACCAGTGGGGCGGCGCGCCGACGTACAGCGCGCAGATCAGCCAGCCGGCCCGGCTGCTCGGCGCGGCCGCGGGGCGAGCACTGCTCAGGTACGTCGAGACACGGGCGATCGTCGGCGGTACGACGTCGATCCAAGGGAACCCGCGCGGCGCCGTACCGCCGGACAACGACCTGATCCGGAACGTCGACTCCGAGAAACTCGGTACCCACGACGATTTCATCCGGGTCAGCACGTTGGTTGCCGACAGCAAGGAAGCGCTGGCGCCGTACGCCGCGGCGGTGGCGGCCGGACGCGGATTCATCGCGCATTCGGCGGAGGGATCGGATCCGAAACTGCGGTCCGAGTTCCAGTTGCTGGAAGCGGTCGACGTGGTGAAACCGCAGCTGGTCGCGATTCACGGCGGCGCGTTGAACGCCGACGATTTCGCCGCGATGCGCGCCGGGAATTCCACCCTGGTGTGGTCGCCGTTCTCGAACCTGTGGTTGTACGGGGCAACGGCGGATGTGAGAACCGCGCATGCCGCCGGCGTGCGGTTGTGCCTGGGATCGGACTGGGGACCGTCGGGGACGCGGAACGTGTTGTGGGAATTGAAGGTCGCCGATCTGTGGAACAAGACCCAGTCGGTCTTCACCGACGAAGAACTGGTCCGGATGCTGACGTCCAACCCGGGTGACGCATTGTCCGGGATGTGGCCGCGCCCGCTAGGTCGACTGGAAGCCGGCGCGCTGGCCGATCTCATCGTCGTACGCCGCTCGTCCCCCGACTTCTACCGGTCGCTGATCGTCGCTCGCGAGGCCGACATACGACTTGTCGTCGTCGGCGGCAAGGCCCGCTACGGCCTCCGACCCCTGATGAAGCGACTCGCCCCGACCGCCACCCCGATCACCGTCGGCAAGCTGACGCGCTCTATCGACTACGGCAATTCGTCGGTCACCTTCGCGACAGTTCTGGCCGACCTCGAAAAGGTTCGCTCGGATCCCGCCGGCGCCGCCGCCCGCGCCGCAATCACGTTCGCCGCCCTCGCCGCCGATGCCCCTGACGCGTTCTCCCCGAACGGGACGACCCCGCTCCCCGCCGACACCTTCGTCCTCCTGCCCGACATGCCCTCACCCGAGCTCGACGACCAACTCCGCCGCCGCGGCCCGGCCGGCGCCACCCCGAACGCGGTCGTCGTCCCACCACTGGAGCCCCTGACCACGGGGGCGTCCTGGTTCGACACCGTCGACGCCAACCCCTTCCACCAAGGTCTCCTCAGCGGGCTCCGCGCGTACGCCTGA
- a CDS encoding uracil-DNA glycosylase family protein encodes MADFDAGPPVTVARHFAKVPSYADFQELFWYDWGPVFYRGRLNRTARLLAIASDPGPTERVAGRTLVGDAGQRVQGFLTKLGLTRSYALVNAYAYALRPSRAQKAAPLLARPDQLAWRNTLLELITGPQLQAIVAFGVQARAALQMWDGKPDVPVFEVPHPTSRNPQALVDSWRQAVIELRGIVTPDPDGDNAVPNYGPKFGESDYAAIPASDLPFGVPPWLGNDAWGRQDKPRHNNSVDRPSTDLLNTLVWRAPKLG; translated from the coding sequence ATGGCCGATTTTGACGCGGGCCCGCCGGTCACGGTGGCGCGGCACTTCGCGAAAGTCCCGAGTTATGCGGACTTCCAGGAATTGTTCTGGTACGACTGGGGCCCGGTCTTCTACCGCGGCCGGCTGAACCGCACCGCCCGGTTGCTCGCGATCGCGTCCGATCCCGGGCCGACCGAGCGGGTGGCCGGACGGACGCTGGTCGGCGACGCGGGCCAGCGGGTGCAGGGGTTCTTGACCAAGCTCGGCCTGACCCGCAGCTACGCGCTCGTCAACGCCTACGCGTACGCCCTCAGACCGTCACGCGCGCAGAAGGCCGCGCCGCTGCTGGCACGGCCCGATCAGTTGGCCTGGCGCAACACCTTGCTCGAGCTGATCACCGGCCCGCAGTTGCAGGCGATCGTCGCGTTCGGCGTCCAGGCCCGCGCGGCGCTGCAGATGTGGGACGGCAAACCGGACGTCCCGGTGTTCGAGGTGCCGCACCCGACGAGCCGCAATCCACAGGCGCTCGTCGACAGTTGGCGTCAAGCCGTGATCGAGCTGCGCGGCATCGTGACCCCGGATCCCGACGGCGACAACGCCGTACCGAACTACGGCCCGAAGTTCGGTGAGTCCGACTACGCCGCGATCCCGGCGAGCGACCTGCCGTTCGGCGTACCGCCGTGGCTCGGCAACGACGCGTGGGGACGTCAGGACAAACCACGTCACAACAACAGTGTCGATCGCCCGTCGACCGACCTTCTCAACACTCTCGTCTGGCGCGCACCCAAGCTCGGCTGA
- a CDS encoding exodeoxyribonuclease III translates to MRVATWNVNSVKQRMPRLLDWLDERQPDVVCLQETKLADDAFTALLGAELTGRGYEIGLYGEPQWNGVALLSKVGLEDVVTGVAGAPGFPNPEARAVAATCGGIRIHSLYVPNGRVPDSDHYHYKLAWLAALTEVVANGPADQIVCGDMNIAPTDADVFDPVAYVGQTHVTPPERQALAELMAAKDLHDVVRDRWPSDRVFSYWDYRAGMFHQDLGMRIDLMLATDSVAERVKAAWIDRKARKGTGPSDHAPVVIDLDTAPDGDIGPVVPPPSAPRTGRKKTTKLPQSR, encoded by the coding sequence ATGCGAGTGGCGACGTGGAATGTGAACTCGGTCAAGCAGCGAATGCCGCGGTTGCTGGACTGGCTCGACGAGCGGCAGCCGGATGTCGTCTGCCTGCAGGAGACCAAGCTGGCGGACGACGCGTTCACCGCGCTGCTCGGCGCCGAGCTGACCGGCCGCGGCTACGAGATCGGTCTGTACGGCGAACCGCAGTGGAACGGCGTCGCCCTCCTGTCCAAGGTGGGACTCGAGGACGTCGTCACCGGTGTCGCCGGCGCGCCGGGCTTCCCGAATCCTGAGGCCCGCGCGGTCGCGGCGACCTGTGGTGGCATCCGGATCCACTCTCTCTACGTGCCGAACGGGCGCGTCCCGGACTCCGATCACTACCACTACAAGCTGGCCTGGCTCGCCGCCCTCACCGAGGTCGTCGCGAACGGCCCGGCCGACCAGATCGTCTGCGGTGACATGAACATCGCCCCGACCGACGCCGATGTCTTCGACCCCGTGGCGTACGTCGGTCAGACGCACGTGACTCCGCCCGAGCGACAGGCGCTGGCGGAGCTGATGGCCGCGAAGGACCTGCACGACGTCGTCCGCGACCGCTGGCCGAGCGATCGCGTCTTCAGCTACTGGGACTACCGCGCCGGCATGTTCCATCAGGACCTCGGGATGCGGATCGATCTGATGCTCGCGACCGATTCGGTGGCCGAGCGCGTCAAGGCCGCGTGGATCGACCGCAAGGCCCGCAAGGGCACCGGGCCGAGCGACCATGCACCGGTGGTCATCGACCTCGACACCGCACCGGACGGCGACATCGGACCGGTCGTGCCACCGCCGTCCGCGCCGCGGACCGGCCGGAAGAAGACCACCAAGCTTCCGCAGAGCCGCTGA
- a CDS encoding mycothiol transferase translates to MKTSDLLLDAQSRIQEVLHDVVAGLDDKTLATRPGETANSIAWLVWHLTRVQDDHLADAGGYDQVYTADGWHERLGLPLPEADTGYAHSSDQVALVQLSADQLLGYYDAVHARTVQFLETVTDDGLDRIVDKRWNPPVSLGVRLVSVIDDCAQHAGQAAYVKGLLS, encoded by the coding sequence ATGAAGACAAGTGACCTGCTGCTCGACGCACAGAGCCGGATTCAGGAGGTCTTGCACGATGTCGTCGCAGGGCTCGACGACAAGACCCTCGCGACGCGGCCGGGTGAGACCGCCAACTCGATCGCGTGGCTCGTCTGGCACCTGACCCGGGTCCAGGACGATCACCTCGCGGACGCGGGTGGCTACGACCAGGTCTACACGGCGGACGGGTGGCACGAGCGCCTCGGGCTGCCGCTGCCCGAGGCCGACACCGGCTACGCACACTCGTCCGACCAGGTGGCGCTGGTGCAACTGTCAGCCGATCAGTTGCTTGGGTACTACGACGCCGTGCACGCGCGGACCGTTCAGTTCCTCGAGACGGTGACCGACGATGGTCTGGACCGGATCGTGGACAAGCGGTGGAATCCGCCGGTCTCGCTCGGGGTGCGTCTCGTGAGCGTGATCGACGACTGCGCGCAGCACGCGGGCCAGGCGGCGTACGTGAAGGGTCTGCTCAGCTGA
- a CDS encoding aldo/keto reductase, with protein sequence MEYRTLGASGAVVSTYTLGTMTFGSETDEAGSHGQLDRYIEAGGNFIDTADVYSAGVSEQIVGRWLAKSSARDNVVLATKGRFPTGDGPNDVGTSRIHLRKALDASLDRLGVDHIDLYQLHAWDPVTPLEETLSFLEDAVRAGKIAYGGLSNFTGWQLQKACDLIGYRGWSKLVTLQPQYNLLVREIEWEIVPAAQENGLGLLPWSPLGGGWLTGKYSFDEEPTGATRLGENPDRGVESWFRRSRNQRVRDVVDAVREIAEARGISMAQVALAWLVDRPTITSVILGARTIEQLDDNLAAADLHLTAEETATLDEASDPGAADYPYGGPGVAQRGRPIAGGRS encoded by the coding sequence GTGGAATATCGCACGCTGGGCGCGAGCGGCGCTGTGGTCTCGACCTACACGCTCGGCACCATGACCTTCGGCAGCGAGACCGACGAGGCCGGTTCGCACGGACAGCTTGATCGATACATCGAGGCCGGCGGCAATTTCATCGACACCGCGGACGTGTACTCCGCGGGCGTGTCCGAGCAGATCGTCGGGCGCTGGCTCGCGAAGAGCTCGGCCCGGGACAACGTCGTCCTGGCGACCAAGGGCCGGTTCCCGACCGGGGACGGGCCGAACGACGTGGGCACCTCGCGCATCCACCTCCGGAAGGCGCTGGACGCGTCGCTCGACCGGCTCGGCGTCGACCACATCGACCTGTACCAGTTGCACGCCTGGGACCCGGTCACGCCGCTCGAGGAGACGCTCAGCTTCCTCGAGGACGCAGTACGCGCCGGCAAGATCGCGTACGGCGGACTGTCGAACTTCACCGGGTGGCAGCTGCAGAAGGCCTGCGACCTGATCGGCTACCGCGGCTGGTCGAAGCTCGTGACGCTGCAGCCGCAGTACAACCTGCTGGTTCGCGAGATCGAGTGGGAGATCGTCCCGGCCGCGCAGGAGAACGGGCTCGGCCTGCTGCCGTGGTCCCCGCTCGGCGGCGGCTGGCTGACCGGGAAGTACTCGTTCGACGAGGAGCCGACCGGTGCGACCCGCCTGGGCGAGAACCCGGACCGCGGCGTCGAGTCGTGGTTCCGCCGCAGCCGCAACCAGCGGGTCCGTGACGTCGTCGACGCGGTCCGGGAGATCGCCGAGGCTCGCGGGATCTCGATGGCGCAGGTTGCGCTCGCCTGGCTGGTGGACCGGCCGACCATCACCTCGGTGATTCTCGGCGCCCGCACCATCGAGCAGCTCGATGACAACCTCGCCGCCGCGGATCTGCACCTCACCGCGGAGGAGACGGCCACGCTCGACGAGGCCAGCGACCCTGGCGCGGCGGACTACCCGTACGGCGGCCCCGGCGTGGCGCAGCGCGGCCGGCCGATTGCCGGTGGTCGTTCCTAG
- a CDS encoding DUF5995 family protein, translated as MNDGSPIADVVARMQQRIDDLPADVAHRRYFLSTYLRTTQAVGKAIDDARFEDPAWVEVWDVKFAELYLQAHDAQLAPRPWRLAFEASPQLPALGHVLLGINAHVNYDLPQALLEVISDEDFLDPALMDRRRRDHERIDGVLSERVAAEDEELAATGVRSLLDHVLTPLNRMASQRFLRESRQKVWHNTVELQRARVAGSYEKRLGELEVLSAAKVADLLRPGQVLLRLAVTGFGVTLPPV; from the coding sequence ATGAACGATGGTAGTCCGATCGCCGACGTGGTGGCGCGCATGCAGCAGCGCATCGACGACCTGCCGGCGGACGTTGCCCACCGGCGGTACTTCCTCAGCACGTATCTGCGGACCACCCAGGCGGTGGGGAAGGCGATCGACGACGCCCGCTTCGAGGATCCGGCCTGGGTCGAGGTGTGGGACGTGAAGTTCGCGGAGCTGTATCTGCAAGCCCACGATGCACAGCTCGCCCCGAGGCCGTGGCGGTTGGCGTTCGAGGCGTCGCCACAACTACCTGCGTTGGGTCACGTCCTGCTCGGGATCAACGCCCATGTGAACTACGACCTGCCGCAGGCGTTGCTCGAGGTGATCAGTGACGAGGACTTCCTGGATCCGGCCCTGATGGATCGGCGGCGGCGCGATCACGAGCGGATCGACGGTGTGCTGTCGGAGCGCGTCGCAGCGGAGGACGAGGAGCTCGCGGCGACCGGAGTACGCAGCCTGTTGGACCATGTGCTCACTCCGCTCAACCGGATGGCGTCACAACGCTTCCTGCGGGAGTCCCGGCAGAAGGTCTGGCACAACACGGTCGAGCTGCAGAGAGCGCGCGTGGCCGGTAGCTACGAGAAGAGACTGGGCGAGCTGGAGGTGCTGAGCGCGGCCAAGGTGGCTGACCTCCTGCGGCCTGGTCAGGTGCTCTTGCGGCTGGCGGTGACCGGGTTCGGCGTCACGCTGCCGCCGGTCTAG
- a CDS encoding M50 family metallopeptidase, with product MSEFWNSITSVQPEPSLRLVIGTGVAALLLIAWRPVWQYTRQVVTIAHEGAHGLIAALVGRKLSGIRLHSDTSGVTVSRGKPTGAGMIAVLLAGYPGPALFGLAAAFVLSRGYAVALLWGLLLALVILLLQIRNLFGLWSVLVFGALVFGVSWWGSAEVQTTFAHLLTWFLLLAAPRAVMELQRSRRHGQGRSSDADQLRRLTGVPALLWVGVFGLLTLGCLVVGVIWSGVLPS from the coding sequence GTGAGTGAGTTCTGGAACAGCATCACGTCCGTCCAGCCCGAGCCGTCGCTGCGCTTGGTGATCGGGACCGGTGTGGCCGCGCTGCTGCTGATCGCCTGGCGACCGGTCTGGCAGTACACCCGGCAGGTAGTGACGATCGCGCACGAGGGCGCGCACGGTCTGATCGCCGCACTGGTCGGACGGAAGCTGTCCGGCATCAGACTGCACTCCGACACGTCCGGCGTCACCGTGTCCCGCGGCAAGCCGACCGGCGCCGGCATGATCGCAGTGCTACTCGCCGGCTACCCCGGCCCTGCACTCTTCGGCCTCGCCGCAGCGTTCGTACTGAGCCGCGGGTACGCCGTGGCGCTCTTGTGGGGACTGTTGCTCGCACTGGTGATTCTGCTGCTGCAGATCCGCAACCTCTTCGGACTGTGGTCAGTGCTTGTGTTCGGTGCCTTGGTGTTCGGAGTGTCCTGGTGGGGATCAGCAGAGGTACAGACCACATTCGCTCACTTGCTGACCTGGTTCCTGCTGCTGGCTGCTCCGCGAGCGGTCATGGAGCTGCAGCGCTCCCGTCGTCACGGTCAGGGGCGTAGCTCGGACGCTGACCAGCTGCGTCGCCTGACCGGTGTTCCGGCGTTGCTGTGGGTCGGTGTGTTCGGGTTGCTGACGCTCGGCTGTCTGGTGGTCGGCGTCATCTGGTCCGGCGTACTGCCGAGCTAG
- a CDS encoding S41 family peptidase: MTRTGKKTAAARKTTARRKAAVKEASAVPLSDFLDSAGTLTLDQRKLLVDQALLILGENYVHLPLKVAMHAVNPLQRLRVMRARMERQTDDTMQAEWMFHREMSSIFHSVRDLHTNYLLPVPFAGKIAFLPFMIEKCYDPDGTEHYLITRTITGYQAPQFGAGAEVTHWNGTPIARAVALNGAVFAGSNEAANLARGLESLTLRPLVIQSPPDEDWVTLTYVGLDGSNQELREQWKVTANLPPMTDLDAVSEASAAMGLDLDSDEKSRAKKALYVRDVVDLERGQSSAELAAPAAVAGADLPTTMPGVFRAREVVTPSGNFGHLRIFTFSVQDPVAFRDEFVRLVAILPQNGLIVDVRDNGGGHIYASEFTLQTMTPRRIAPEPVQFISTPLNLKICRRHKDNPAGIDLGPWFDSLDLAIETGAQYSAAKPITPEDGANDVGQTYHGPVVLITDARVYSATDIFTAGFADHEIGTILGVDDNTGAGGANVWTHGLLATLLNEPPPPDETSPYIALPNGANLRVAIRRTLRVGKLAGTPVEDLGVKPHETHRMTKADLLDGNVDLLNKAGALLAALPVRRIDLKTSISGTTLTVAIDAQSIDRVDLYLDERPISSEDLTGPLSIDILEVSPGALLRADGYAGGALVASRRVTV; encoded by the coding sequence ATGACTCGCACGGGGAAGAAGACGGCTGCTGCAAGGAAGACAACGGCCAGACGGAAGGCGGCGGTCAAGGAAGCGTCTGCCGTTCCGCTGTCGGACTTTCTCGACTCGGCCGGAACGCTGACGCTCGATCAGCGGAAACTGCTGGTGGATCAGGCGCTTCTGATCCTCGGTGAGAACTATGTGCACCTGCCGCTCAAGGTCGCGATGCACGCCGTGAATCCGCTGCAGCGTCTGCGCGTGATGCGCGCCCGGATGGAGCGCCAGACCGACGACACGATGCAGGCCGAGTGGATGTTCCACCGCGAGATGTCCAGCATCTTCCACTCGGTCCGCGACCTGCACACCAACTACCTGCTGCCGGTGCCGTTCGCCGGGAAGATCGCGTTCCTGCCGTTCATGATCGAGAAGTGCTACGACCCTGATGGGACGGAGCACTACCTGATCACCCGCACGATCACCGGCTACCAGGCGCCGCAGTTCGGTGCGGGCGCCGAGGTCACGCACTGGAACGGTACGCCGATCGCGCGCGCGGTCGCCCTCAACGGAGCGGTGTTCGCCGGCAGCAACGAGGCCGCGAACCTGGCCCGTGGCCTCGAGTCGCTCACGCTCCGCCCGCTCGTCATACAGTCCCCGCCCGACGAGGACTGGGTGACGCTGACGTACGTCGGTCTCGACGGCTCGAACCAGGAGCTCCGCGAGCAATGGAAGGTCACCGCGAACCTGCCGCCGATGACGGATCTGGACGCGGTCAGCGAAGCCTCGGCGGCGATGGGTCTCGACCTCGACTCCGACGAGAAGTCCCGCGCGAAGAAGGCTCTCTACGTGCGCGATGTCGTGGACCTCGAACGCGGCCAGAGCTCGGCCGAGCTGGCCGCGCCGGCTGCCGTCGCCGGCGCGGACCTGCCGACCACCATGCCCGGCGTGTTCCGGGCTCGCGAGGTCGTCACACCGTCCGGGAACTTCGGGCACCTGCGGATCTTCACGTTCAGCGTGCAGGACCCGGTCGCGTTCCGGGACGAGTTCGTCCGGCTGGTCGCGATCCTGCCGCAGAACGGCCTGATCGTGGATGTCCGCGACAACGGCGGCGGGCACATCTACGCCAGCGAGTTCACTCTGCAGACGATGACGCCGCGGCGGATCGCGCCGGAGCCGGTGCAGTTCATCAGTACGCCGCTCAACCTGAAGATCTGCCGGCGGCACAAGGACAACCCGGCCGGGATCGACCTCGGTCCGTGGTTCGACTCGCTCGACCTGGCGATCGAGACCGGCGCGCAGTACTCCGCGGCGAAGCCGATCACGCCGGAGGACGGCGCGAACGATGTCGGGCAGACGTACCACGGCCCGGTCGTGCTGATCACGGATGCGCGGGTCTACTCGGCCACCGACATCTTCACCGCCGGGTTCGCCGACCACGAGATCGGCACCATCCTCGGCGTCGACGACAACACCGGTGCGGGCGGCGCGAACGTGTGGACCCACGGTCTGCTCGCGACGCTCCTCAACGAACCACCGCCACCCGACGAGACCTCGCCGTACATCGCGCTGCCGAACGGCGCGAACCTGCGGGTCGCGATCCGGCGTACCCTGCGGGTCGGCAAGCTGGCCGGTACGCCGGTCGAGGATCTCGGCGTCAAACCGCACGAGACGCACCGGATGACCAAGGCCGATCTGCTCGACGGCAACGTCGACCTGCTGAACAAGGCCGGCGCGCTGCTCGCGGCGCTCCCGGTCCGCCGGATCGACCTGAAGACGTCGATCAGCGGTACGACGCTCACGGTCGCGATCGATGCCCAGAGCATCGATCGGGTCGACCTCTACCTGGACGAGCGCCCGATCAGCTCCGAGGATCTGACCGGACCGCTCAGCATCGACATCCTCGAGGTGAGTCCCGGCGCGCTGTTGCGAGCCGACGGATACGCGGGGGGTGCTCTGGTCGCGAGCCGCCGGGTTACCGTCTGA